The following proteins are encoded in a genomic region of Oscillospiraceae bacterium:
- a CDS encoding PhoH family protein, whose translation MDHYEGVSTLCGEMDRNLQAVQSGFGVVIINRGGELKISGEQKAVDHAFDVFSALSKMISKGQAVTDQTVDYCISTTAAGKADQLTELSDDKTIIITPRGKPVRPKTAGQKKYIELIKNNTIVLSVGPAGTGKTYLAVAMAVAAFAKNEVSRIVLTRPAVEAGEKLGFLPGDLQQKIDPYLRPLYDALYDMLGMESCAKYIERGSIEIAPLAYMRGRTLDDSFIILDEAQNTTREQMKMFLTRLGFNSKAIITGDITQIDLPNRKSSGLLQAVRLLRNIDGIASARFDESDVVRHRIVKEIIKAYQNEEKQ comes from the coding sequence ATGGACCATTATGAGGGCGTGTCGACGCTCTGTGGTGAAATGGACCGCAATTTACAGGCCGTACAGTCCGGTTTCGGCGTCGTGATCATCAACCGAGGCGGTGAACTCAAAATCTCCGGTGAACAAAAGGCCGTCGATCATGCTTTTGACGTCTTTTCAGCGCTGTCTAAAATGATCTCAAAAGGACAGGCGGTCACCGACCAAACGGTTGATTACTGCATCAGCACCACGGCAGCCGGAAAAGCGGATCAACTCACCGAACTGTCCGACGACAAAACCATCATCATCACCCCGCGCGGAAAACCGGTGCGTCCCAAGACCGCCGGACAAAAAAAATATATTGAACTGATTAAAAACAACACCATCGTGCTGAGCGTCGGTCCTGCCGGCACCGGCAAGACCTATCTGGCCGTGGCTATGGCGGTCGCCGCTTTCGCCAAAAACGAGGTCTCCCGTATTGTACTGACCCGCCCGGCGGTTGAGGCCGGAGAGAAACTCGGGTTTTTGCCCGGCGATCTCCAGCAAAAGATTGATCCGTATCTTCGCCCGCTTTATGACGCGCTGTATGATATGCTCGGCATGGAATCATGCGCCAAATATATTGAACGCGGCAGCATTGAAATTGCGCCGTTGGCCTATATGCGCGGCCGGACCCTTGACGACTCCTTTATCATTCTTGACGAGGCCCAGAACACCACCCGTGAACAGATGAAAATGTTTCTGACCCGCCTCGGCTTTAATTCCAAGGCCATCATCACGGGCGATATCACACAAATTGACCTTCCAAACCGTAAAAGCAGCGGCCTTTTGCAAGCCGTACGGCTGCTGCGCAACATTGACGGCATCGCGTCGGCGCGGTTTGAC